The following coding sequences lie in one Caloramator mitchellensis genomic window:
- a CDS encoding YjjW family glycine radical enzyme activase, translated as MKALVNKIIPFSSVDGPGNRTAIFLQGCNFNCLYCHNPETINICNDCGTCVTNCPYNAIKIENGKVNWQEERCVKCDRCIEVCPSNSSPKVKKMNIEEILSEIEKFKPFISGITVSGGECLLQNKFLGQLFKKVKRLGLTCFVDTNGYIPFKEMPELTNLMDDAMLDVKSIDEEEHYWLTGKSNKTVIENINFLGSIDKLYEVRTVIVPEVLDNERNVREISKILASINKEIRYKIIKFRPLGVKGILQSAQIPSEDMMNNLKSIALNEGLKKVIIK; from the coding sequence ATGAAGGCATTAGTCAATAAAATAATTCCCTTTAGCAGTGTTGATGGTCCTGGTAACAGGACGGCAATTTTCCTTCAGGGGTGCAATTTCAATTGCCTTTATTGCCATAACCCTGAAACTATCAACATCTGCAATGATTGTGGAACTTGTGTTACAAATTGCCCATATAATGCAATAAAAATAGAAAATGGAAAAGTAAATTGGCAGGAAGAAAGATGCGTAAAATGTGATAGATGTATAGAGGTTTGCCCTAGCAACAGCTCACCTAAGGTAAAGAAAATGAATATAGAGGAAATATTAAGTGAAATAGAAAAGTTCAAACCTTTTATATCGGGAATTACCGTATCTGGTGGCGAATGTTTATTACAAAATAAATTTCTAGGACAACTTTTTAAAAAGGTAAAAAGATTAGGACTTACTTGTTTTGTTGATACTAATGGATATATTCCTTTTAAAGAAATGCCTGAACTTACTAATCTGATGGATGATGCTATGTTAGATGTAAAATCAATAGATGAAGAAGAACACTATTGGCTCACTGGAAAAAGCAATAAAACTGTTATTGAAAATATAAACTTTCTTGGGAGTATTGATAAATTATACGAGGTGAGAACTGTTATAGTGCCGGAAGTTTTGGATAATGAAAGGAACGTAAGGGAAATAAGTAAAATATTAGCTAGCATAAACAAGGAAATAAGGTATAAGATTATTAAATTTAGACCTTTAGGAGTAAAGGGAATTCTTCAATCAGCCCAAATTCCTTCTGAGGATATGATGAACAATTTAAAATCTATTGCTTTAAATGAGGGCTTGAAAAAAGTAATAATTAAATAA
- a CDS encoding YjjI family glycine radical enzyme, with protein sequence MNNILSIIKDITLTYQQKVVSLARAAEKTLDVLKISDEVKKLKKEGVICDLNEGHAPYRPRYIVVDFEKFMRQGSRFLRLEPPKDIWEATNNLLILYKHIPSITTFPVYIGNIDYLLEPFIKDEDESYRAIKLFLNHIDRTITDSFCHANIGPKRTKAGELIIKASSELQNAVPNITLKYSSETDEEYAIKAILTSLDTAKPSFANHEMFLRDLGENYAIASCYNGLPIGGGSFTLVRLNLAALAKKAKDENDFIEYVLPYAVKNMAEYMDERIRFLVEESNFFETSFLVKEGLINQDRFTAMFGMFGLAECVNHFIKSDNAFDRFGHGEYANELGLRIIQKLDEEVKKHKNKYCKFSNENFLLHAQVGIDTDKNISPGCRIPIGEEPELPMHLLQSAPFHKYFPSGIGDVFSFDITAKENPEFILDIIKGSFYKGLRYISFYANDSDVVRITGYLVKRSDMEKLEKGEAVYNDAVVLGLGSVKNQRVLERKVREI encoded by the coding sequence ATGAATAATATTTTAAGCATTATTAAAGACATTACTTTAACATATCAACAAAAAGTAGTTTCACTTGCGAGGGCAGCAGAAAAAACTTTGGATGTTTTAAAAATTAGCGATGAAGTTAAAAAATTAAAAAAAGAGGGAGTTATATGCGATTTAAACGAGGGACATGCCCCATATAGACCTCGATACATCGTCGTTGATTTTGAAAAATTTATGAGGCAAGGAAGTAGATTTTTAAGACTTGAACCACCTAAAGATATTTGGGAGGCTACTAATAATCTTTTAATATTGTATAAGCATATACCTTCAATAACAACTTTCCCTGTTTACATTGGAAACATTGACTATCTACTAGAGCCATTCATAAAGGATGAGGATGAAAGCTATAGAGCCATAAAGTTATTTTTAAATCATATAGATAGGACAATTACAGATTCATTCTGTCATGCCAACATAGGTCCTAAAAGGACTAAAGCTGGAGAATTGATTATAAAGGCGTCTTCTGAACTTCAAAATGCTGTTCCTAATATTACGCTTAAATACAGCAGTGAAACAGATGAAGAATATGCAATTAAAGCAATATTAACTTCTCTTGATACTGCAAAGCCAAGTTTTGCTAATCACGAAATGTTTTTAAGAGACCTGGGAGAAAACTATGCAATTGCAAGCTGTTATAATGGACTTCCAATAGGTGGAGGAAGTTTTACTCTAGTTAGACTAAACCTTGCAGCACTTGCTAAAAAGGCTAAGGATGAAAATGATTTTATTGAATATGTATTGCCTTACGCGGTAAAGAATATGGCAGAATATATGGATGAAAGAATAAGATTTTTAGTTGAAGAAAGCAACTTTTTTGAAACCAGTTTTTTAGTTAAGGAAGGTCTTATAAATCAAGATAGATTTACGGCTATGTTTGGGATGTTTGGACTTGCTGAATGTGTCAATCACTTTATAAAATCTGATAATGCCTTTGATAGGTTCGGACATGGAGAATATGCAAACGAATTAGGACTTAGAATAATTCAGAAGCTGGATGAAGAAGTTAAGAAACATAAGAATAAATATTGTAAATTTTCTAATGAAAATTTTTTACTCCATGCACAGGTTGGCATAGATACAGATAAAAATATTAGTCCTGGCTGCAGAATACCAATAGGTGAAGAACCAGAACTGCCAATGCATCTTTTGCAGTCGGCACCATTCCATAAATATTTTCCATCAGGAATTGGGGATGTTTTTAGTTTTGACATAACAGCAAAGGAAAATCCTGAGTTTATACTGGATATAATAAAGGGTTCTTTCTATAAAGGGCTTAGATACATTTCATTCTATGCTAATGACAGTGATGTTGTAAGAATTACTGGATACCTTGTAAAGCGTTCTGACATGGAAAAACTTGAAAAGGGAGAAGCTGTGTATAATGATGCGGTAGTTTTAGGTCTTGGTTCTGTAAAGAATCAGAGGGTTCTTGAAAGAAAGGTTAGAGAAATATGA
- a CDS encoding serine dehydratase subunit alpha family protein, which yields MKGDYVCLLKREVIPALGCTEPVAVALCCAKAKDELKNIPEMVEVYVSKNIMKNGMGVGVPNTGMVGLDISAAIGSIIGNSSKGLNVLEDVTPDILEMAKGFIEDGKVKVSLKNTNEKLYIESILYFKNDYVKVIIKNRHNNFVYIKKNGQVLLNIEEDEIAPFVEDISLTVRDILDFALSVNIKDIEFLLEGVEMNRRISSEGLSKDYGLNVGKKMLENIKKGILSDDIHNYAMALTAAGADARMAGATLPVMSSAGSGNQGLTAILPVVAVAEKINSNNETLARALVISHLITYHIKSHLGRLSPVCGCGVAASTGASCAIAYLLGGGYVEICKVIKNMVADIAGIICDGAKPSCALKLSTAASAAVQSALLALSGVEVSKYDGIVEEDVEKTIMNLAKIGTLGMNTTDDVILNIMTNKC from the coding sequence ATGAAGGGTGATTATGTCTGTTTACTCAAAAGAGAAGTTATTCCTGCATTAGGCTGTACAGAGCCTGTCGCAGTGGCACTTTGTTGTGCAAAAGCTAAGGACGAGCTAAAAAATATTCCTGAAATGGTTGAAGTTTATGTAAGCAAAAATATAATGAAAAACGGTATGGGAGTAGGTGTTCCTAATACCGGAATGGTAGGACTTGATATTTCAGCTGCTATTGGAAGTATTATTGGCAATTCTTCAAAGGGATTAAATGTTCTTGAAGATGTTACTCCAGATATTCTCGAAATGGCAAAAGGCTTTATAGAAGATGGAAAAGTTAAGGTCAGCCTGAAAAACACAAATGAAAAGCTTTATATTGAGTCTATTCTTTATTTTAAGAATGATTATGTAAAGGTCATAATAAAAAACAGACATAACAATTTTGTCTACATTAAAAAAAACGGTCAGGTGCTTTTGAATATAGAAGAGGATGAGATTGCTCCATTTGTTGAAGATATCTCTTTAACAGTTAGAGATATATTAGATTTTGCTTTGTCAGTCAATATAAAAGATATTGAATTTTTATTGGAAGGCGTTGAAATGAACAGAAGAATTAGCAGTGAGGGACTTAGCAAAGATTATGGTCTGAATGTTGGTAAAAAAATGCTGGAAAATATAAAAAAGGGGATTCTTTCTGATGATATTCATAACTATGCAATGGCTTTAACAGCTGCCGGAGCAGATGCTAGGATGGCAGGGGCAACCCTCCCTGTAATGAGCAGTGCTGGAAGCGGTAACCAAGGTCTCACTGCTATTTTACCTGTTGTTGCAGTTGCTGAAAAGATTAACTCTAATAATGAAACACTAGCACGTGCTCTTGTCATCAGCCATTTAATTACTTATCATATAAAAAGTCATCTTGGAAGATTATCTCCAGTATGCGGGTGCGGAGTTGCAGCTTCTACAGGAGCAAGCTGTGCTATAGCATATCTTCTTGGTGGAGGATATGTTGAAATTTGCAAAGTTATTAAGAATATGGTTGCCGACATTGCAGGAATTATCTGCGATGGAGCAAAACCTAGTTGTGCGTTAAAATTATCTACTGCAGCTTCTGCTGCAGTTCAATCAGCTCTCCTTGCTCTATCTGGAGTTGAAGTATCAAAGTATGACGGAATAGTAGAAGAAGATGTTGAAAAAACTATAATGAATCTTGCTAAAATAGGGACTTTGGGAATGAACACAACTGACGATGTTATATTAAATATAATGACAAACAAATGTTAA
- a CDS encoding GGDEF domain-containing protein: protein MKRINIGSLRIVLVYVIISFIWILYSDALIMNNQNNLTYIKGISVFKGFIFVLTTAVLLYVLIKKETERRIKLWKYYATYDIMTGVYNRRTGLDLLEKLFTKYKKEDRDLTIIYADIDNLKQVNDTLGHSEGDRLIINISNILKKNIRNTDYIIRLGGDEFLIVLPDCDMNKAQKIVNRINDGLAELNLIFSRYEHKVSFGFATIEELYNNADEMVACADIKMYENKKINKQLNCRLA, encoded by the coding sequence GTGAAAAGAATAAATATTGGTTCTTTGAGAATAGTTTTAGTATATGTCATAATTAGCTTTATATGGATTTTATATTCAGATGCGTTGATAATGAATAATCAAAACAACCTAACATATATAAAAGGCATATCTGTTTTTAAAGGATTTATTTTTGTTCTTACAACTGCTGTTCTTCTTTATGTGTTGATTAAAAAAGAAACCGAAAGAAGAATTAAGCTGTGGAAATATTACGCAACATATGATATTATGACCGGAGTATACAATCGAAGAACTGGATTAGATTTGCTTGAAAAATTATTTACAAAATATAAAAAAGAAGATAGAGATTTAACAATTATATATGCTGATATTGACAATCTCAAGCAAGTAAATGACACATTAGGTCACTCCGAAGGGGATAGATTAATAATTAATATTTCTAATATTCTTAAGAAAAATATTAGAAATACAGATTATATTATAAGGCTTGGGGGAGACGAATTTTTAATAGTTCTTCCTGATTGCGATATGAATAAAGCACAAAAAATTGTTAATAGAATTAACGATGGTTTAGCAGAATTAAATTTAATATTTTCAAGGTATGAACATAAAGTTAGCTTTGGTTTTGCAACTATTGAGGAGTTGTATAACAATGCTGACGAAATGGTTGCATGTGCAGATATTAAAATGTATGAAAATAAGAAGATTAATAAGCAGCTAAATTGTAGGTTAGCATAG
- a CDS encoding sigma-70 family RNA polymerase sigma factor, with product MIRVKEKLIKIEGEYIVITFEEIYEKFKYMIHDICRKWKDNLEYSDIFQVGSIGLYKAYLDYDIAKGNEFSTIAYTYIKNEIRNFYREVKKHFGYLSLNQEMYDSDKTLGDYIKDEEFEHKVLEEITKEQDLNRIYKAFRHLTNRQEEIIKKYFLEGKTMQEIADELGFHVSYIGKVIKNSVKKIQDNIEE from the coding sequence ATGATTAGGGTGAAGGAAAAGCTCATTAAAATTGAGGGTGAATATATAGTTATTACATTTGAAGAAATATACGAAAAATTTAAATACATGATTCACGATATATGCAGAAAATGGAAGGATAACCTGGAATATAGCGATATATTCCAGGTTGGTAGTATAGGGCTATACAAAGCCTATTTAGATTATGATATTGCAAAAGGAAATGAATTTTCAACTATAGCTTATACCTATATAAAAAATGAAATAAGAAATTTTTACAGAGAAGTAAAAAAACATTTTGGATATCTTTCTTTGAATCAAGAGATGTATGATTCCGACAAAACACTTGGTGATTACATTAAAGATGAAGAATTTGAACATAAAGTTCTTGAGGAAATAACAAAAGAACAAGATTTAAACAGAATATATAAGGCATTTAGACATCTTACCAATAGACAGGAAGAGATAATTAAAAAATATTTTCTAGAAGGAAAAACAATGCAGGAAATAGCAGATGAGTTAGGATTCCATGTAAGCTACATTGGAAAAGTTATAAAAAATTCGGTAAAGAAAATACAGGACAACATTGAAGAATAA
- a CDS encoding sensor domain-containing diguanylate cyclase translates to MNKRHAVFRLATLLASLYILSMAFNESFLYHQSTALMIITLFVATIIMGLKQIAADRNKVELTDAVFAFVFFIWGWQYAVIFTFVYWIVIDLLRARQGYELIDINKALFHASIFSIASYLASNACLYFILNFKVGYLLRYYIMSGIFVGLYLLVNIAFVKIDYYFIDGEKFNFSTEIKKYLWINFIVSALISSILWLIYFVSGYTGTILVLFILVIIHYFMNVYSELIRKTELMNSLIKITRDIVIYGDFSDKINRLVDNLKNLIPYDICAIYFFQSQDEETQLPIAYRAPSELDISELEFNLSSSAVTAKTVREGKIYISKDVAKDSRIKITGKLSNYAKSIVFVPIIIDNSVNGLIAVAGGTKFSQFLSQGVIDCLSILSNQLALAFENNLIYKDIKFRAEVDALTGLYNRNMFDNQINQLTSSNVPFSFILFDLDDFKQINDIHGHIVGDKALKLASDIILKSIRKTDMAFRYGGEEIAIILKELSEEDALIIAERIRKKIEKAEIKDLNNYIRITISGGVVSFPGKFKSIEDLIRRADAILYSECKNKGKNRVCASINM, encoded by the coding sequence TTGAACAAGAGACATGCTGTTTTTAGGTTAGCAACATTATTAGCTTCTCTGTATATATTATCTATGGCATTTAACGAAAGCTTTTTATATCATCAAAGCACGGCCTTAATGATAATTACCTTGTTTGTTGCAACAATAATTATGGGATTAAAACAAATTGCTGCTGATAGAAATAAAGTAGAATTAACTGATGCGGTTTTCGCTTTTGTATTTTTTATCTGGGGATGGCAATATGCGGTAATTTTTACATTTGTTTACTGGATAGTTATAGACCTTTTGAGGGCAAGACAAGGATATGAATTAATAGATATTAATAAGGCTCTTTTTCATGCCTCTATTTTTTCTATAGCGTCATACCTTGCTTCAAATGCATGCCTATATTTTATATTAAATTTTAAAGTAGGATATTTGCTAAGATATTATATTATGTCTGGTATTTTCGTAGGATTATATCTTCTTGTCAATATTGCATTTGTGAAAATTGATTACTATTTCATTGATGGTGAAAAGTTTAATTTCAGCACGGAAATCAAGAAATACCTGTGGATTAATTTTATTGTTTCGGCTTTAATTTCAAGTATTTTATGGCTGATTTATTTTGTTTCTGGGTATACAGGAACTATACTTGTATTATTTATTCTTGTAATAATTCATTATTTTATGAATGTTTATAGCGAGCTAATTAGGAAAACAGAGCTAATGAATAGTTTAATAAAAATAACAAGAGACATAGTTATTTATGGGGATTTTTCTGACAAAATTAATAGGCTTGTAGATAATTTAAAAAATTTAATTCCTTATGATATTTGTGCAATATACTTTTTTCAATCTCAGGATGAAGAAACACAATTACCTATAGCATATAGGGCACCTTCGGAGCTTGATATTTCGGAATTAGAATTTAATCTTTCTTCTTCTGCTGTAACTGCTAAGACTGTAAGAGAAGGGAAAATATATATTAGTAAAGACGTAGCAAAGGACAGCAGAATAAAAATTACTGGTAAGTTAAGTAATTACGCTAAATCAATTGTATTTGTTCCTATAATTATTGATAATAGTGTAAATGGATTGATTGCAGTTGCAGGAGGAACAAAGTTTTCACAATTTTTGTCTCAGGGAGTTATAGATTGCCTTAGCATTCTTTCAAATCAACTAGCTCTGGCATTTGAGAATAACCTAATCTATAAAGATATAAAATTTAGAGCTGAAGTAGATGCACTTACGGGATTATACAATAGAAATATGTTTGATAATCAGATAAATCAACTTACTTCATCTAATGTCCCTTTTTCCTTTATACTTTTTGATTTGGATGATTTTAAACAAATTAACGATATACATGGACATATTGTAGGAGATAAGGCATTAAAACTAGCATCGGATATAATATTAAAATCTATTAGAAAGACTGATATGGCATTTAGATATGGAGGAGAGGAAATTGCTATAATTCTTAAGGAACTTTCTGAAGAGGATGCATTAATAATTGCTGAGAGAATAAGAAAGAAAATTGAAAAAGCAGAAATAAAAGATTTGAATAACTACATCAGGATAACAATAAGCGGTGGTGTCGTATCATTCCCAGGAAAATTTAAAAGTATTGAAGATTTGATAAGAAGAGCAGATGCTATACTTTATAGCGAATGTAAGAATAAAGGAAAAAACAGGGTATGTGCAAGTATTAATATGTAA
- a CDS encoding DUF948 domain-containing protein has protein sequence MTLTITPQGVMYFFLSISLVLITVYLVKTLISLNKLLNNVNQVIEENKSNIDESLANVNAITSSAKGKMDFIDKFIKSDETATSKDEVDIFSTISMIITLINELKELLPKRKKHR, from the coding sequence ATGACACTAACGATAACACCTCAAGGGGTTATGTATTTTTTTCTAAGCATTTCACTTGTTTTAATAACTGTTTACTTGGTAAAAACCCTGATTAGTTTAAACAAACTTTTAAATAATGTAAACCAAGTTATTGAGGAGAATAAAAGCAATATTGATGAGTCACTGGCAAACGTAAACGCAATTACAAGTTCTGCAAAAGGCAAAATGGATTTTATTGACAAATTCATTAAATCCGATGAGACTGCAACCTCTAAAGACGAAGTAGACATATTCTCAACAATAAGCATGATTATAACGCTTATAAATGAATTAAAGGAATTGCTTCCTAAAAGAAAAAAGCATAGATAA
- the hcp gene encoding hydroxylamine reductase: protein MSMFCYQCQEAAKGTGCSLRGVCGKTDDVAIMQDLLMYTLKGISLYNLKAKENGVQFDDVDKFIMEALFSTITNVNFDRKYFVEKINTALEVRDNIKNSLNAKGIDISDIKHDAATWKGSEIEFDNKAMTIGVLSTTNEDVRSLRELIIYGVKGMAAYAYHAFQLGYADKEIFKFMQKALAATLDDNLSADELVALAMETGKYAVDTMALLDKANTSTYGNPELTKVNIGVRNNPGILISGHDLKDLEELLKQTEGTGVDVYTHGEMLPAHYYPAFKKYSHFVGNYGNAWWQQDKEFESFNGPILMTTNCLVPPKDSYKDRVYTTGVVGFPGVKHIEENEDGGKDFSAIIEHAKKCAAPIEIEKGEIVGGFAHNQVLALADKVVEAVKSGAIKRFFVMAGCDGRMKSREYYTEFAKALPKDTVILTAGCAKYRYNKLDLGDIGGIPRVLDAGQCNDSYSLAVIALKLKEVFGLENVNELPISYNIAWYEQKAVTVLLALLYLGVKNIHLGPTLPAFLSPNVAKVLVENFGIGGITNVEDDLKMFLG from the coding sequence ATGAGTATGTTTTGTTATCAATGCCAAGAGGCTGCTAAGGGAACTGGTTGTTCTTTAAGAGGAGTTTGTGGTAAAACAGACGACGTTGCAATAATGCAGGATTTACTTATGTATACATTAAAGGGAATTTCCTTATACAATCTTAAGGCGAAGGAAAATGGAGTTCAATTTGATGATGTTGATAAGTTCATAATGGAGGCACTTTTCTCAACAATTACTAATGTAAACTTCGATAGAAAATATTTTGTTGAAAAGATTAATACAGCCTTGGAAGTTCGAGATAATATAAAAAACAGTCTAAATGCAAAAGGAATAGATATAAGCGATATAAAGCATGATGCAGCAACATGGAAGGGTTCTGAAATTGAATTTGATAATAAGGCAATGACGATAGGCGTTCTTTCAACAACTAATGAAGACGTAAGATCATTAAGGGAACTTATAATTTATGGCGTTAAGGGCATGGCTGCTTATGCTTACCACGCATTTCAGTTAGGATATGCTGATAAGGAAATATTCAAATTTATGCAGAAGGCACTTGCTGCAACATTGGATGATAATCTTTCAGCTGATGAATTAGTAGCACTTGCTATGGAAACAGGAAAGTATGCTGTTGATACAATGGCGCTTCTTGATAAGGCTAATACATCAACTTACGGCAATCCAGAATTAACCAAGGTAAATATTGGTGTTAGAAATAACCCGGGAATACTAATCAGTGGACACGACTTAAAGGACCTTGAAGAATTATTAAAACAAACTGAAGGAACTGGAGTAGATGTTTATACTCATGGAGAAATGCTTCCAGCCCACTACTATCCAGCATTTAAGAAGTATTCACACTTTGTAGGAAACTACGGAAATGCATGGTGGCAACAGGATAAAGAATTTGAAAGTTTTAATGGACCGATTCTTATGACTACAAACTGCTTAGTTCCACCAAAGGATTCTTATAAGGACAGAGTATACACAACTGGTGTTGTTGGATTCCCAGGGGTTAAGCATATTGAAGAAAATGAAGATGGAGGCAAAGATTTCAGTGCAATAATTGAGCATGCTAAAAAGTGTGCAGCACCAATAGAAATTGAAAAGGGCGAAATTGTTGGAGGATTCGCACACAACCAGGTTCTTGCACTTGCAGATAAAGTTGTGGAAGCAGTAAAGAGTGGCGCAATAAAGAGGTTCTTTGTAATGGCTGGATGCGACGGAAGAATGAAGTCAAGAGAATACTACACAGAATTTGCAAAGGCACTTCCAAAGGATACGGTAATTTTAACAGCAGGTTGTGCAAAATACAGATATAACAAGCTTGATCTTGGTGACATAGGAGGAATTCCAAGAGTTCTTGACGCAGGACAATGCAACGACTCATACTCACTTGCAGTTATTGCACTTAAACTTAAAGAAGTATTTGGACTTGAAAATGTAAATGAACTACCAATATCATACAATATAGCATGGTATGAACAAAAGGCTGTTACAGTTTTACTTGCACTTTTATACCTAGGAGTAAAGAACATTCACTTAGGACCAACACTACCAGCATTCCTTTCACCAAATGTTGCAAAGGTTCTTGTTGAAAACTTTGGAATCGGTGGAATAACTAATGTGGAAGATGATTTGAAGATGTTTTTAGGATAA
- a CDS encoding gamma carbonic anhydrase family protein, translating to MIYKYQGITPKIDESVFIAEGARIIGDVEIKRDSNVWFNAVIRGDVGSIKIGEGTNIQDNATVHVSTNKSPTVIGDYVTVGHNCIIHGCKIGNFSLIGMGSTILDDAEIGEYTIIGAGSLVTQGKKIPSGVLAMGSPAKVVRELTVEEIEYLKKSAEHYIELSKKY from the coding sequence ATGATTTATAAGTATCAAGGGATTACCCCTAAAATTGATGAATCAGTTTTTATAGCTGAAGGAGCAAGAATTATAGGAGATGTTGAAATAAAGAGGGATTCAAATGTGTGGTTTAACGCGGTTATCAGAGGCGATGTAGGGAGCATTAAAATAGGTGAGGGAACTAATATACAGGACAATGCAACAGTTCATGTTTCAACCAATAAGAGTCCAACTGTTATTGGAGACTATGTCACTGTAGGTCACAACTGTATAATACATGGGTGCAAAATAGGCAATTTTTCATTGATTGGAATGGGCTCAACAATTCTTGATGATGCAGAAATAGGAGAATACACCATAATAGGTGCAGGTTCTTTAGTTACCCAAGGCAAAAAAATTCCATCAGGTGTTTTAGCTATGGGTTCACCAGCTAAGGTTGTTAGAGAGCTTACGGTGGAGGAAATAGAATATTTAAAAAAATCTGCGGAGCATTATATTGAGCTTAGCAAAAAATATTGA
- a CDS encoding Mrp/NBP35 family ATP-binding protein produces the protein MSNCNTCPSAATCSSKDNGSCTIGFNTNNNIKNVIGVMSGKGGVGKSTVSVLLAKQLRKKGLKVGILDADITGPSIPRLLGLKDKRATGNEQYIFPVETNDGIKAMSLNFLMEDENQPVIWRGPVITGVVQQFWNEVLWEELDYLIIDMPPGTGDVALTVMQSIPLTGLIMVSVPQDLISMIVSKAIIMAKKMNINVLGVIENMSYIICPDCGKKINIFKESNIEKFLGELDVDLLGELPMIAEINDLENYEKNEELIDKLMNPIVEKIIK, from the coding sequence ATGTCAAATTGTAATACATGTCCATCAGCAGCTACATGCAGTAGCAAAGATAACGGTTCATGTACAATTGGGTTTAATACGAATAACAATATTAAAAATGTTATTGGTGTTATGAGCGGAAAGGGTGGAGTTGGAAAATCAACAGTTTCTGTTCTTCTTGCTAAGCAATTAAGAAAGAAGGGCTTGAAGGTTGGCATTTTGGATGCTGATATAACAGGTCCTAGTATTCCTAGGTTATTAGGGCTAAAGGATAAAAGAGCAACTGGCAATGAACAATATATATTTCCAGTTGAGACAAATGATGGAATAAAGGCAATGTCTCTGAACTTTTTAATGGAAGATGAAAATCAACCTGTAATATGGAGGGGCCCAGTTATAACAGGAGTCGTGCAGCAGTTTTGGAATGAAGTTTTGTGGGAGGAATTAGACTATTTAATAATAGATATGCCACCGGGAACAGGGGATGTTGCTTTAACAGTTATGCAGTCTATTCCTTTAACTGGACTTATTATGGTTTCAGTTCCGCAGGATTTGATTTCAATGATAGTCTCTAAGGCCATTATAATGGCAAAGAAAATGAACATAAATGTATTAGGTGTTATTGAAAATATGAGTTATATTATTTGTCCGGATTGTGGCAAGAAGATAAATATATTTAAAGAAAGCAATATTGAGAAATTTTTAGGCGAACTTGATGTTGATCTGCTTGGGGAATTGCCGATGATTGCTGAAATAAATGACCTTGAAAACTATGAAAAAAATGAGGAATTAATTGACAAACTAATGAATCCTATTGTCGAAAAGATTATTAAATAA
- a CDS encoding YtxH domain-containing protein, with the protein MKNVKINFDFHGKKKAKKNLKKGLAIGAALGTVVGAVAGILTAPKSGKETREEIKNGVIDASGKVVETAKEVAAKTVTMIKEKIKKDNDVAEEVVFDDVIDEVKDTESKESNE; encoded by the coding sequence ATGAAAAATGTAAAAATAAATTTTGATTTTCATGGAAAAAAGAAGGCCAAGAAAAATCTTAAGAAGGGTTTAGCCATTGGTGCAGCCTTAGGAACAGTAGTTGGAGCAGTAGCTGGAATTTTAACAGCACCTAAGTCTGGTAAAGAAACAAGAGAAGAAATAAAAAACGGCGTAATCGATGCTTCAGGTAAAGTTGTCGAAACTGCAAAGGAAGTTGCAGCTAAAACTGTAACGATGATTAAGGAAAAAATAAAGAAGGACAATGATGTAGCAGAAGAAGTTGTGTTTGACGACGTTATAGATGAAGTTAAAGATACCGAAAGCAAAGAATCTAATGAATAA